The following proteins come from a genomic window of Proteiniphilum propionicum:
- a CDS encoding Gfo/Idh/MocA family oxidoreductase yields MTTRREFLRNAALASAGLAMGGISTKMNAASYNRVVGANKKVNLAHIGIGNRGWEIINDFDKTGLANVVALCDVDLSAEHTKKALAKYPNAKRFRDFREMFDKMGHEIEAVAIATPDFAHFPAVMMAMSEGKHVYVEKPLSRTFLESELIMKAARKYPEVVTQMGNQGHSEANYFQFKAWKEAGIIKDVTAIMAHMNNPRRWHGWDPDIRKFPAAEPVPATLDWDTWLMARDHHDFNKDFHYGQWRCWYDFGMGALGDWGAHIIDTAHEFLELGLPEEVTPLRLSGHNDYFFPMSSTIEFKFPQRGNMPPVVITWYDGVDNIPAVPDGYGVSEIDPNIPTVAGGKIQPAKLNPGKEIYSKELTFKGGSHGSTLSIIPGEKAKEMEKKLPEVPESPSNHFANFLLACRGKEKTRSPFEISAPLSQVFCLGVAAQRLNRKIVFDRETKRVTNDAFADAFLTGEPPRKGWEDFYKI; encoded by the coding sequence ATGACAACAAGAAGAGAATTTCTCCGGAACGCAGCATTGGCATCTGCTGGATTGGCCATGGGAGGCATATCGACCAAAATGAATGCCGCAAGCTACAACAGGGTGGTGGGTGCCAATAAGAAAGTGAACCTGGCCCATATTGGAATTGGAAACAGGGGATGGGAGATCATCAACGATTTCGACAAGACAGGACTGGCCAACGTGGTTGCCCTGTGCGATGTTGATCTGAGTGCAGAACACACAAAGAAAGCACTTGCCAAATACCCCAACGCGAAACGCTTTCGGGACTTCCGGGAGATGTTCGACAAGATGGGCCACGAGATTGAGGCGGTGGCCATTGCCACGCCCGACTTTGCGCATTTTCCTGCCGTGATGATGGCGATGTCCGAAGGCAAGCATGTATATGTGGAGAAGCCGCTGAGCCGTACCTTCCTGGAGTCGGAACTGATCATGAAGGCAGCCCGGAAGTATCCCGAAGTGGTTACCCAGATGGGAAACCAGGGGCATTCCGAGGCCAACTACTTCCAGTTCAAGGCCTGGAAGGAAGCCGGCATCATCAAGGATGTGACGGCGATCATGGCCCACATGAACAACCCGCGCCGGTGGCACGGCTGGGATCCGGACATCAGGAAGTTTCCCGCGGCGGAACCGGTTCCCGCAACACTGGACTGGGATACCTGGCTGATGGCGCGCGACCATCATGATTTCAACAAGGATTTCCACTACGGGCAGTGGCGCTGCTGGTATGATTTCGGCATGGGGGCGCTGGGCGACTGGGGCGCACATATCATTGATACGGCCCACGAGTTCCTGGAACTCGGTTTGCCGGAGGAGGTAACCCCCCTGCGCCTGAGCGGACATAACGACTACTTCTTCCCGATGTCGAGCACCATTGAATTCAAATTTCCGCAGCGGGGCAATATGCCGCCGGTGGTGATCACCTGGTACGACGGGGTGGATAATATTCCTGCCGTACCGGATGGGTACGGCGTGTCGGAGATCGATCCCAATATCCCGACTGTGGCGGGTGGAAAGATCCAGCCTGCGAAGCTGAATCCCGGGAAGGAGATCTACAGCAAGGAACTCACCTTCAAAGGAGGCTCGCACGGCAGCACGCTGAGTATTATCCCCGGTGAGAAGGCGAAAGAGATGGAGAAGAAGCTTCCGGAAGTGCCGGAGAGTCCTTCCAACCACTTCGCCAACTTCCTGCTGGCTTGCCGGGGCAAAGAAAAAACTCGCTCCCCGTTTGAAATATCGGCACCGTTGAGTCAGGTGTTCTGCCTGGGTGTGGCGGCACAGCGGCTGAACCGTAAGATTGTGTTCGACAGGGAGACCAAACGAGTGACCAACGACGCCTTTGCGGATGCCTTCCTCACGGGTGAACCGCCCAGAAAAGGCTGGGAAGATTTTTATAAGATTTAA
- a CDS encoding glycoside hydrolase family 88/105 protein has protein sequence MCKKIIFLLCFLPFYLLSAQTNELKKFPKGCSPKQVGNRLAYNFVNARHDLYAGRYIHYAEVCTWNGALDYALKTNDRELIKQLQNRFEPFFTREKVLLPPMNHVDYNMFGSLALKLYQITNDKRYLEIGLAYADSQWEVPVNAKPEEKDWAEKGYSWQTRMWIDDMYMITVIQNEAYKVTGDPKYIDRAAKEMVLYLDELQRPSGLFYHAPDVPYYWARGDGWMAVGMADLLRELPKNHKNYVRIMEGYQVMMKSLKNHQRPDGMWNQLIDEPDFWPETSGTAMFTYAFIIGVQQGWLNASEYGSAARKAWLAMVPFIDERNNVTEVCVGTGKKNDKQYYYDRPRLAGDFHGQAPYLWCAAALLRK, from the coding sequence ATGTGTAAAAAAATAATTTTCTTATTGTGTTTTCTCCCTTTCTATTTATTATCGGCTCAAACAAATGAGTTGAAGAAATTTCCGAAGGGCTGTAGTCCAAAACAAGTCGGTAATCGTTTGGCATATAATTTTGTAAATGCCCGGCATGATCTGTATGCAGGTAGATATATCCACTATGCCGAAGTATGTACCTGGAACGGAGCTCTTGATTATGCACTGAAAACAAACGACAGAGAACTTATTAAACAATTACAAAATAGATTCGAACCTTTTTTCACACGCGAAAAAGTATTGTTACCTCCTATGAATCACGTAGACTACAATATGTTTGGTAGTCTTGCACTCAAACTCTATCAAATTACCAATGACAAAAGGTATCTGGAGATAGGACTGGCTTATGCCGATAGTCAATGGGAAGTGCCGGTGAATGCAAAACCGGAAGAAAAGGACTGGGCCGAAAAAGGATATTCCTGGCAGACTCGTATGTGGATTGATGATATGTATATGATTACCGTTATACAAAATGAAGCATATAAAGTTACAGGTGACCCAAAGTATATTGACCGGGCTGCAAAGGAAATGGTTCTTTACCTCGATGAGTTACAGCGTCCCAGCGGCCTTTTCTATCACGCACCCGATGTCCCTTATTACTGGGCTCGAGGAGACGGATGGATGGCGGTTGGTATGGCCGATTTACTACGTGAACTTCCCAAAAATCACAAGAACTATGTGCGTATTATGGAAGGTTATCAGGTTATGATGAAGAGTTTGAAGAATCATCAAAGACCAGACGGCATGTGGAATCAACTGATTGATGAACCGGATTTCTGGCCGGAAACTTCCGGTACAGCCATGTTCACCTACGCCTTTATCATTGGTGTTCAACAGGGATGGTTAAATGCTTCAGAATATGGTTCTGCCGCACGTAAGGCATGGTTGGCAATGGTTCCCTTCATTGATGAGCGAAATAATGTGACAGAAGTTTGTGTAGGTACTGGTAAAAAGAATGATAAACAATATTATTATGATCGTCCACGTCTAGCCGGTGATTTTCACGGACAAGCACCGTATCTATGGTGTGCTGCAGCCTTATTAAGAAAATGA
- a CDS encoding glycoside hydrolase family 88/105 protein, whose product MSKKILSGCTLLYLFLVSNLYASIGSNIETLAVKIESHDLTEFPKGADPKEIGIKLTERYIRTIDTQAPRVNYPYVCTWLGAFRFTKTIGDDNLFNRLLERYNNIFFNTGSDNLVPPANHVDNNVFGSVPLEIYKTMKEDKYLKMGLKYSDLQWELPNDPRMSEIKWHDQGYSWQTRIWIDDMYMITTIQSQAYVVTNERKYIERTAREMILYLDEIQRPNGLFYHTPDVPFFWGRGNGWMAVGMADLLKVLPQDNPGRERIEKAYKLMMKTLLNYQAEDGMWRQLVDDKTSWKETSASAMFTYAMIVGVKNGWLDEVTYGTAARKAWLALLTYLNDDDNLRNVCEGTNAYNDYQYYINRRQNTGDLHGQAPLLWCADALLHK is encoded by the coding sequence ATGAGCAAAAAAATCTTGAGCGGGTGTACACTTCTCTATTTATTTTTAGTTTCAAATCTGTATGCCAGTATCGGTTCAAATATTGAAACTCTTGCAGTGAAAATAGAGAGTCACGACCTTACAGAATTTCCAAAAGGAGCCGATCCAAAAGAGATCGGAATAAAACTTACTGAGCGATATATCAGAACTATCGATACGCAGGCTCCCCGCGTAAATTATCCATATGTCTGTACATGGTTGGGAGCGTTCCGGTTTACAAAAACTATCGGAGATGATAATTTATTCAATCGATTATTAGAGAGATATAATAATATCTTCTTCAATACGGGTTCGGATAATCTTGTCCCTCCTGCAAATCATGTGGACAACAACGTCTTCGGATCCGTTCCTCTGGAAATTTATAAAACAATGAAGGAAGATAAATATCTTAAAATGGGATTGAAATATAGTGATTTGCAATGGGAGTTACCGAATGATCCCCGAATGTCGGAGATAAAATGGCATGACCAAGGTTATTCCTGGCAGACACGTATATGGATTGACGATATGTATATGATTACAACGATACAATCCCAAGCTTATGTGGTGACGAATGAACGAAAATATATCGAGCGAACTGCCAGGGAAATGATACTGTATCTCGACGAGATACAGCGTCCCAACGGACTATTCTACCATACACCTGATGTGCCTTTTTTTTGGGGAAGAGGAAATGGTTGGATGGCTGTCGGCATGGCAGATTTATTGAAAGTGTTACCTCAAGACAATCCAGGCAGGGAGAGAATTGAAAAGGCTTATAAACTGATGATGAAAACCTTGTTGAATTACCAGGCTGAAGATGGTATGTGGAGACAGCTCGTAGATGATAAAACCTCTTGGAAAGAGACATCTGCTTCTGCGATGTTTACATATGCTATGATCGTGGGCGTAAAGAACGGTTGGTTGGATGAAGTCACTTATGGTACCGCTGCCCGTAAGGCATGGCTTGCCCTTTTGACTTATCTGAACGATGATGACAATTTAAGGAATGTCTGTGAAGGAACCAATGCATACAATGATTACCAGTATTATATCAATCGTCGGCAGAATACCGGTGACTTACATGGACAAGCTCCTCTTTTGTGGTGCGCAGACGCGCTTCTTCATAAATGA
- a CDS encoding glycoside hydrolase family 130 protein: MSANDLQVKEGNGGDGMQNILPEWALGGFVRPAGANPVIRPITSTKFYCPMQKQVVNWEESDTFNPAAVVKGDNIYVIYRAEDNSGTGIGKRTSRLGLAESPDGITMCRRQVPVMYPDEDYMKKYEWPGGCEDPRVAVTEDGLYVMTYTSWNREKARLCVATSRDLITWKKHGPAFEDAYEGRFLNIHCKAGSIVTEIKNNKQVISKIGNVYFMYWGEHRIWAATSENLTDWKPILDENGELRTVIAPRRGYFDSALTECGPPAIKTNKGILLLYNGKNQNHDDRRDRRFTAGTYSAGQVLMDLDDPLKVIERLDVPFFRPLEDFEKSGQYVDGTVFIEGLVYFKRKWYLYYGCADSQVSVAIYDPEKDTPGDILPQSL; encoded by the coding sequence ATGTCCGCCAATGACCTTCAAGTGAAAGAAGGTAACGGTGGAGATGGAATGCAAAATATTTTACCGGAGTGGGCCTTGGGTGGGTTTGTACGACCTGCCGGGGCGAATCCGGTAATCCGACCGATCACGAGTACCAAGTTCTATTGTCCAATGCAAAAGCAAGTAGTTAATTGGGAAGAGAGCGACACCTTTAACCCTGCAGCGGTTGTAAAAGGAGATAATATCTACGTTATTTACCGGGCAGAGGATAATTCAGGTACAGGGATAGGCAAACGTACATCTCGTCTTGGATTGGCAGAGAGCCCTGATGGTATCACCATGTGTCGGAGACAAGTACCCGTGATGTATCCCGATGAGGATTATATGAAAAAATACGAATGGCCCGGGGGATGTGAAGATCCGCGTGTGGCAGTAACAGAAGATGGGCTCTACGTCATGACTTACACTTCATGGAATAGAGAGAAGGCCCGATTATGTGTCGCTACTTCCAGGGATTTGATTACATGGAAGAAGCATGGTCCAGCATTTGAAGATGCCTATGAGGGCCGTTTTCTGAACATCCATTGTAAGGCCGGATCCATTGTAACGGAGATAAAAAACAACAAACAGGTTATCTCCAAAATAGGAAATGTCTATTTCATGTATTGGGGCGAACATAGGATCTGGGCGGCTACTTCTGAAAATCTTACCGACTGGAAACCAATTTTGGATGAGAATGGAGAATTAAGAACAGTGATTGCGCCCCGTAGAGGATATTTCGATAGTGCCTTAACTGAATGTGGCCCTCCGGCTATCAAGACCAATAAAGGTATTTTATTGCTATACAATGGAAAAAATCAAAATCATGATGATCGCCGTGATCGTCGATTCACTGCCGGGACATACAGTGCCGGACAGGTTTTAATGGATTTAGACGATCCCTTGAAAGTGATTGAAAGGTTAGATGTCCCTTTCTTCCGCCCCTTGGAAGACTTTGAGAAAAGCGGGCAATATGTGGATGGAACCGTTTTTATTGAAGGATTGGTTTATTTCAAGAGAAAATGGTATTTATATTATGGATGTGCCGATTCTCAGGTAAGCGTGGCTATTTACGATCCCGAGAAAGATACACCTGGTGATATCCTCCCACAATCTCTATAA
- a CDS encoding glycoside hydrolase family 2 protein, with amino-acid sequence MKIKVLLFLVITLFYTRLSYGQEAKTERVYNAVLSSRDGHEGQFVWKMKKADELVGKTEDVSTSRISTNDWMSAIVPGTVLNSLVYNGVYPEPYYGLNNKLASNLIPDLQHAGRDFYTYWFRTEFEAPSENFKNRKTWLQVDGINYRAEIWLNGSMVGNMAGMFYQEHLDISDYLVFDKTNILAVKVYPVDVPGTVRPKGGKAIGALNNEFQNGGNGEIGKNVTQLMTVGWDFTFLDGIRDRNTGIWKEISIYTTGDVTLRHPFVKSDLSKPGYNLSRQTISVELINPNNNWKTHDLIIEGEILGENIVFEKQVRLIRGQQQEVLFTPDEYPQLIIEDPRLWWPINKGEQELYDLSLRVKDKSGNTLDSIFTRFGIREIISNTDTPDRSRTFYVNGKPIFIKGTNWLPENMLRNSNERTYAELRYTAQAGINMIRFWGGGITESDYFFQLCDEMGIMVWTEFWMTGDTKHPANKNIYYNNVTSTVKRIRNHPSLAYYVSSNESTEMAETENLIHKLDGTRGYQMQSECCGVHDGSPYKQVNIMRHYENTASDRGSRIDGFNPEYGAPSLPTVECLREMMDEKDLWPINKEVWDYSDGNGFHLMTSLYTDMVNEYGLSDNIEEFAEKGQFVGAFNYKSIWEVWNYNKLKYGDRYASGFLFWYHNPPIRQVCARMWDWSLEPTAALYATQNACEPLHPQFDYLKNSVSVVNDYYRAYHNYKVTADLYDLNSKKILSKEAHINIPESGVCEDVFQIDFPSDISSVHFIKLRLLDDKGNEVGSNFYWRSKSKYDGKNTLSGPTTAGFQDLSKLKQSKLDVNYATREENNSYFVEIEINNSSGSIAFFTQLQLLDEEDIPIRPSFYTDNFFSLLPGEKKTVTIETDKKRLPEKRYLIVKGWNIKKQTHSLD; translated from the coding sequence ATGAAAATAAAAGTATTACTTTTTTTAGTTATAACTCTATTCTACACAAGACTATCATACGGACAGGAAGCTAAGACTGAACGGGTGTATAATGCCGTACTTTCCTCTCGCGATGGACATGAAGGCCAATTTGTCTGGAAGATGAAAAAAGCAGATGAATTAGTGGGAAAAACCGAAGATGTATCTACCTCCAGGATATCTACGAATGACTGGATGTCGGCCATTGTGCCGGGCACCGTACTTAATTCATTGGTGTATAACGGAGTTTACCCTGAACCCTATTATGGTTTGAATAATAAACTAGCATCGAATCTTATCCCCGATCTCCAACATGCTGGTCGTGATTTTTATACGTATTGGTTCAGAACGGAGTTTGAAGCACCATCTGAAAATTTCAAGAACAGGAAAACATGGTTACAGGTCGATGGAATAAATTACCGCGCAGAGATATGGTTGAATGGGAGTATGGTGGGAAATATGGCAGGAATGTTCTATCAGGAGCATCTTGATATCTCCGATTATCTCGTTTTTGACAAAACGAACATACTGGCAGTAAAAGTTTATCCGGTAGATGTGCCGGGTACGGTGAGACCAAAGGGTGGAAAAGCGATTGGCGCATTGAATAATGAATTTCAGAACGGAGGTAACGGTGAAATCGGGAAAAATGTAACCCAACTGATGACCGTGGGATGGGATTTTACTTTTCTGGATGGTATCAGGGACCGTAATACCGGGATATGGAAAGAGATCTCCATATATACCACGGGAGATGTAACCCTTCGTCATCCATTTGTGAAGTCCGACCTGTCTAAGCCCGGCTATAACCTGTCAAGACAAACAATCTCCGTAGAGCTAATCAATCCGAACAATAACTGGAAAACTCATGATCTCATCATAGAAGGTGAAATTTTAGGAGAGAACATTGTTTTTGAGAAGCAAGTGCGATTAATCAGGGGACAGCAACAAGAGGTGCTTTTTACCCCTGACGAGTATCCTCAGTTAATCATCGAAGACCCCCGTTTATGGTGGCCGATAAACAAAGGTGAACAGGAGCTGTATGATCTTTCCTTGAGAGTAAAAGATAAGTCGGGAAATACATTGGATTCCATTTTTACCCGATTTGGTATAAGGGAGATAATATCCAATACCGATACGCCTGACAGGTCACGTACTTTTTATGTAAATGGTAAACCCATTTTCATTAAAGGAACCAATTGGCTTCCTGAGAATATGCTTCGGAATTCAAATGAACGTACCTATGCCGAGTTGCGCTATACGGCACAAGCAGGCATCAATATGATTCGATTCTGGGGTGGCGGAATCACCGAGTCCGATTATTTTTTTCAGTTGTGCGATGAGATGGGTATCATGGTGTGGACAGAGTTTTGGATGACCGGAGATACAAAACATCCGGCAAATAAAAATATCTATTATAACAATGTCACTTCCACTGTGAAGCGTATCCGTAACCACCCCTCTTTGGCTTATTATGTTTCATCCAACGAATCGACAGAAATGGCCGAAACGGAAAATCTAATTCACAAGCTGGATGGAACACGGGGATACCAGATGCAGTCGGAATGTTGTGGAGTACATGATGGGAGTCCATACAAACAAGTGAACATTATGCGGCATTATGAAAATACAGCTTCTGACAGAGGCAGTCGCATAGATGGCTTTAATCCCGAGTATGGGGCGCCATCTTTGCCTACAGTGGAATGTTTGCGTGAAATGATGGATGAAAAGGATCTTTGGCCAATCAACAAGGAGGTATGGGATTATTCCGATGGAAATGGCTTTCACCTCATGACATCACTCTATACCGATATGGTGAATGAATATGGTCTATCCGATAATATTGAAGAGTTTGCTGAGAAAGGACAGTTTGTTGGGGCGTTCAATTATAAAAGCATTTGGGAAGTCTGGAATTATAATAAATTGAAATATGGTGACCGTTATGCTTCCGGGTTCTTATTCTGGTATCACAATCCTCCTATTCGCCAGGTCTGCGCCCGTATGTGGGATTGGTCGCTGGAGCCAACAGCTGCTTTATATGCAACGCAGAATGCCTGCGAACCCTTGCATCCCCAGTTCGATTATCTTAAAAACAGTGTTTCTGTAGTGAATGATTATTACCGGGCTTATCATAACTATAAGGTAACGGCCGATCTGTATGATCTGAATTCAAAGAAAATACTCTCTAAAGAAGCACACATAAACATTCCCGAATCCGGAGTATGTGAGGACGTTTTCCAGATTGATTTTCCATCAGATATATCCAGTGTTCATTTCATTAAATTAAGATTGTTGGATGATAAAGGAAATGAAGTAGGAAGTAACTTCTATTGGCGTTCAAAGAGTAAATACGATGGGAAAAATACTTTGTCCGGGCCTACTACTGCCGGTTTTCAGGACCTTTCCAAACTGAAGCAATCCAAACTGGATGTTAATTATGCAACAAGAGAAGAAAATAATAGTTATTTTGTGGAAATTGAGATTAACAATAGTTCTGGCTCTATTGCTTTTTTTACACAGCTTCAATTACTTGATGAGGAGGATATACCCATTCGTCCTTCTTTTTATACAGATAATTTTTTCTCCTTACTTCCAGGTGAAAAAAAGACCGTTACAATAGAAACAGACAAAAAGAGATTACCTGAAAAACGGTATTTGATAGTAAAAGGTTGGAATATCAAAAAACAGACTCATTCTTTGGATTAG
- a CDS encoding IPT/TIG domain-containing protein, with amino-acid sequence MKMKNSVNIGRWQIHWMMLALITLCFASCKDDNEEQGGGFDLDKPVVVSDFIPKVGGLATRMVLYGDNFGNDPSRVKVIIGGQNAKVVGVNNQNLHCIVPARAYDGDIKVIIEDENGEELARAASESNFVYEKKMLVSTFLGDYVEKESDRIIKDGPFGDCGSFRTMRWLTFDPQNPNHMYVASQQGGTRLIDFENEYVSTFTTNIDNVSCVNWTLDGDMIVTRDHGSDTSIGNFMFTRTSGFTSRTDVSRGRGVKATAIHPVNGEMYFTRFRAGDAQRYDFETGTLETIFQNPYGGVHFILIIHPTGDYGYLVESERHYIMRTDYDWETKRFTIPYLVCGAAANAGYADGVGSSARLNWPMQGTFVKNPDYEAQGGDQYDFYFCDRDNHAIRKLTPMGRVETFAGRGNNGTWGYNDGDLRLEARFNWPESIVYDELRKCFYVGDTRNFLIRKIGYEE; translated from the coding sequence ATGAAAATGAAAAACAGTGTGAATATTGGACGTTGGCAAATCCATTGGATGATGCTTGCGCTGATTACTCTTTGCTTCGCAAGTTGTAAGGATGACAACGAAGAGCAGGGAGGCGGTTTCGATCTGGATAAGCCGGTAGTCGTTTCAGACTTTATCCCAAAAGTAGGTGGATTGGCTACGCGAATGGTTTTGTATGGGGATAATTTCGGAAATGATCCTTCCAGGGTTAAAGTGATTATTGGCGGACAAAATGCCAAAGTTGTGGGGGTGAATAACCAGAACCTGCATTGTATCGTTCCGGCAAGAGCATACGACGGAGACATCAAAGTAATCATTGAGGATGAGAACGGGGAAGAGCTGGCACGTGCAGCTTCCGAATCAAATTTTGTGTATGAGAAGAAAATGCTTGTTTCGACTTTCCTGGGAGATTATGTGGAGAAAGAATCTGACCGGATAATTAAAGATGGCCCTTTTGGAGATTGTGGCTCTTTCCGGACCATGAGATGGCTGACATTTGACCCCCAAAATCCCAACCATATGTATGTAGCTTCCCAACAGGGGGGTACGCGTCTGATTGATTTCGAAAATGAGTATGTTAGTACCTTTACCACCAATATAGACAATGTATCTTGTGTGAATTGGACATTGGATGGGGATATGATTGTTACACGTGACCATGGAAGTGATACCTCAATAGGGAATTTTATGTTTACCCGTACTTCTGGGTTTACTTCCCGAACCGATGTGTCTCGTGGAAGGGGGGTGAAAGCCACCGCCATCCACCCGGTAAACGGAGAAATGTATTTTACCCGTTTCAGGGCTGGTGATGCACAAAGGTATGACTTTGAAACCGGCACGTTAGAGACAATATTCCAAAACCCTTATGGAGGTGTACATTTTATTTTGATCATTCACCCCACAGGAGACTATGGATACCTGGTCGAATCGGAGCGGCATTATATCATGCGCACGGATTATGACTGGGAAACCAAGAGATTTACCATACCCTATCTCGTCTGTGGTGCGGCGGCGAATGCCGGATATGCGGACGGGGTTGGCAGTAGTGCCCGTTTAAACTGGCCCATGCAGGGGACATTTGTGAAGAACCCGGACTATGAGGCACAAGGTGGCGACCAATATGATTTTTATTTCTGCGACAGGGATAATCATGCTATCCGAAAACTGACCCCAATGGGAAGAGTGGAGACCTTTGCGGGACGGGGAAACAATGGCACCTGGGGATACAATGACGGAGATCTTCGTTTGGAGGCTCGTTTCAATTGGCCGGAGTCGATCGTGTACGATGAACTTAGGAAATGTTTTTATGTTGGAGATACGCGTAATTTTCTTATTCGCAAGATCGGTTACGAAGAATAA